One Paenibacillus sp. FSL W8-0186 genomic window carries:
- a CDS encoding threonine/serine exporter family protein has translation MVAGAAGQGHIDPAELCLLAGKMMLQSGAETYRVEDTMTRMAEAMNLGGSHSYVTPTVIMFQPGSSLPAKLIRIVERTTDLAKIAAVNDVSRKLASKDMTPADARARLTDIERSGNQYPIWLQIVTAAAASGCFTYMFQGSMADILPGVLCGGAGFAMFLALQRLVKVKFFAEFSASFVIGLLAVLFVKIGFGQVLDKIVIGSVMPLVPGLLITNAVRDLMAGHLVSGLSRGAEAFLTAFAIGVGIAVVVTFF, from the coding sequence ATGGTTGCAGGCGCCGCCGGACAAGGCCATATCGACCCTGCGGAACTTTGTCTTCTGGCCGGCAAAATGATGCTGCAAAGCGGAGCGGAGACGTACAGAGTCGAGGATACGATGACCCGTATGGCTGAAGCAATGAATCTGGGAGGCTCCCACAGCTATGTCACCCCTACGGTAATCATGTTCCAGCCAGGCAGCTCGCTGCCAGCCAAGCTGATTCGCATCGTCGAACGGACGACTGATTTAGCGAAAATCGCTGCAGTCAACGACGTATCGCGCAAGCTGGCAAGCAAAGACATGACGCCAGCCGATGCCCGTGCCCGTCTGACGGATATTGAACGAAGCGGAAACCAGTACCCCATCTGGCTGCAGATCGTCACGGCAGCCGCCGCCAGCGGCTGTTTTACATATATGTTCCAGGGAAGCATGGCCGACATCCTGCCCGGCGTCTTATGCGGCGGAGCCGGCTTTGCCATGTTTCTTGCGCTGCAGCGACTAGTCAAGGTGAAATTTTTTGCGGAGTTTTCCGCGTCTTTTGTAATTGGGCTATTGGCCGTTTTGTTCGTCAAGATTGGATTTGGGCAAGTGCTGGACAAGATTGTGATTGGCTCCGTCATGCCGCTCGTACCCGGGCTGCTGATCACCAACGCCGTCCGCGATTTGATGGCCGGACATTTGGTCTCTGGCCTGTCCAGAGGAGCCGAAGCTTTCCTGACCGCCTTTGCCATCGGCGTAGGAATTGCCGTTGTCGTCACATTTTTCTAA
- a CDS encoding LemA family protein: protein MNLKGKGCLIPIIIIAAVIIIGIALFAGNYNKFMTSEETVNQQWSKIDVQLQRRYDLIPNLVNTVKGYAQHEKEVIKEVTDARAALGGARTPDELAAADQQLQGALSRLLVIVENYPTLKADAQFTQLMDELAGTENRIAVARADYNNAVADYNKLIRRFPGVVIARMMGFDEKRYFETTPESRTNPEVDFGTDETSQIPALPGTGSQHLRLQPKGEWA, encoded by the coding sequence ATGAATCTAAAGGGAAAAGGCTGTCTGATCCCCATCATTATCATTGCGGCAGTTATCATTATCGGCATTGCCTTGTTCGCGGGAAATTACAATAAGTTTATGACCTCTGAGGAAACGGTAAACCAGCAATGGAGCAAAATCGACGTGCAATTGCAGCGAAGATACGATCTTATACCGAATCTGGTCAATACCGTCAAAGGCTATGCCCAGCATGAAAAGGAAGTTATTAAAGAGGTTACCGATGCGAGGGCCGCGCTGGGCGGAGCACGCACACCCGACGAGCTGGCCGCAGCCGATCAACAGCTTCAGGGCGCGCTCAGCCGGCTGCTGGTCATCGTTGAGAACTATCCAACGCTGAAGGCCGATGCCCAATTCACCCAACTGATGGACGAACTGGCCGGAACGGAGAATCGGATTGCCGTCGCCCGCGCCGATTACAACAATGCGGTCGCGGACTATAACAAACTGATCCGGCGTTTCCCCGGTGTTGTTATCGCACGGATGATGGGATTCGATGAGAAGCGGTACTTCGAGACGACACCGGAATCCAGAACGAATCCGGAGGTCGATTTCGGCACGGATGAGACTTCGCAGATTCCTGCGCTGCCGGGAACCGGTTCTCAGCATCTCAGGCTGCAGCCAAAAGGGGAATGGGCATGA
- a CDS encoding TPM domain-containing protein, with product MSPSACRQRIIRSLFPLLILTIFIFAASSSSVSAVPKIPKPQGDIYVQDFEQLLTPEQSRYLLSLGRTLEDRTKAQIAVLTVPSLGDEPIEEYALQALRTYQLGDAKLNNGVLLLVSLGDNQPGNRQVRIEVGYGLEGALPDGKTGRILDQVTIPYIENQQPGQGIVETYKVLYNEVAKEYGVDQELSPQEVALPDSAASAEGGGLSPLWVIIIVAFIIIDIVFFRGTFTMLLLSILGRGGGFRGGGGGFRGGGGGSSGGGGASRRF from the coding sequence ATGAGCCCATCGGCCTGCCGGCAACGAATCATCCGCAGCTTGTTCCCGCTTCTCATCCTGACTATATTCATATTTGCCGCCTCTTCCTCCAGCGTCTCAGCTGTTCCGAAGATTCCGAAACCTCAAGGGGATATATATGTGCAGGATTTCGAGCAGCTGCTAACCCCCGAGCAGTCTCGATATCTCCTCTCGCTCGGCAGGACGCTCGAAGACCGCACGAAGGCGCAAATCGCCGTACTGACCGTGCCTTCCTTGGGCGATGAGCCCATCGAGGAGTATGCGCTCCAGGCGCTGCGAACTTATCAGCTCGGCGATGCTAAGCTGAATAACGGCGTCCTGCTGCTCGTCTCCTTAGGCGACAACCAGCCTGGCAACCGGCAGGTCCGTATCGAGGTCGGCTATGGCCTGGAGGGAGCGCTGCCCGATGGCAAGACCGGGCGGATTCTCGACCAGGTCACTATTCCGTATATCGAAAATCAGCAGCCCGGACAAGGCATCGTTGAAACGTACAAAGTCCTGTATAACGAGGTCGCCAAGGAATACGGCGTAGACCAGGAACTGAGCCCTCAGGAAGTAGCCCTGCCGGACTCAGCCGCTTCTGCGGAGGGCGGCGGCCTGTCCCCGTTATGGGTCATTATCATCGTGGCGTTCATCATCATCGACATCGTGTTCTTCCGCGGAACATTCACCATGCTCCTTCTGTCCATCCTCGGCCGGGGCGGAGGATTCCGCGGCGGCGGCGGCGGGTTCCGCGGCGGTGGCGGAGGCTCCTCCGGCGGGGGCGGAGCCAGCAGAAGATTTTAA
- a CDS encoding threonine/serine exporter family protein, producing MISPQWISLSAHLITSFIASAAFGILFNAPKRMLLQCGLAGMMGWIAYVLLSPRLDAVFATVVATFIVGGISQTLARLYKKPVILFSVSGIIPLVPGGLAYDAMRQFVVSEYNLAVQLAAKAFLISGSIAIGLVLSEVLNQMVLKLSRR from the coding sequence ATGATATCGCCGCAATGGATATCGCTCAGTGCCCATCTTATAACGAGCTTCATCGCTTCCGCTGCCTTTGGCATTCTGTTTAATGCCCCGAAGAGGATGCTCCTGCAATGCGGGCTTGCCGGAATGATGGGCTGGATCGCCTATGTCCTGCTGTCCCCGCGTCTTGATGCCGTCTTCGCCACTGTCGTAGCAACCTTCATTGTCGGGGGTATTAGCCAAACGCTAGCCAGGCTGTACAAGAAGCCGGTCATCCTCTTCAGCGTCTCTGGAATCATACCGCTTGTTCCCGGGGGGCTGGCCTACGACGCCATGCGGCAGTTCGTCGTGAGCGAATATAACCTGGCTGTCCAGCTTGCCGCCAAGGCATTTCTGATCTCGGGCTCCATCGCCATCGGACTCGTATTGTCCGAAGTGCTGAATCAAATGGTGCTTAAGCTATCCAGAAGGTAG